The Acetomicrobium flavidum genome window below encodes:
- a CDS encoding slipin family protein yields the protein MFEALEGVLGLGGYLGAIIIIVLILTSAIKVIPEYQRGVVFRLGRVTEPKGPGIVVIIPIIDRLIKVDLRVLTMDVPVQEVLTKDNVPIKVNAVVYFRVIDPIKSVVAVENHIMATSLLSQTTLRSVVGRCELDEVLSERERINVELQKIIDERTDPWGIKVSAVEVKELELPENMKRALARQAEAERERRAKIINAEGEYQAAERLSAAAKLMEVSPVTLQLRYLQTLKEMSSEKNATIIVPFPVELLKAFLPAAGKGNSGNGDQ from the coding sequence ATGTTCGAGGCATTGGAGGGGGTATTAGGCTTGGGAGGCTATTTGGGCGCAATAATCATAATCGTATTGATACTGACTTCGGCGATCAAGGTAATACCGGAATATCAGCGCGGGGTTGTCTTTAGGCTCGGAAGGGTTACGGAGCCCAAGGGTCCGGGCATCGTGGTTATCATACCCATAATCGATAGGCTGATCAAAGTTGACCTGCGGGTTTTGACCATGGACGTGCCCGTGCAGGAGGTATTGACCAAGGACAACGTCCCGATAAAGGTGAATGCAGTCGTTTACTTCAGGGTCATAGATCCCATTAAGTCCGTCGTGGCAGTGGAAAACCACATAATGGCCACGAGCCTGCTTTCTCAGACGACTTTAAGGTCGGTCGTCGGCCGTTGCGAGCTGGACGAGGTGCTGTCCGAGCGGGAGAGGATCAACGTAGAGCTTCAAAAGATAATAGACGAACGAACCGATCCCTGGGGAATCAAGGTCTCGGCCGTCGAAGTCAAGGAACTCGAGCTGCCCGAGAACATGAAGCGTGCCCTGGCCAGGCAGGCCGAGGCGGAACGTGAACGTAGGGCCAAGATCATTAACGCCGAGGGCGAATACCAGGCCGCAGAGAGGCTATCGGCAGCGGCAAAGCTCATGGAGGTCTCTCCCGTCACGCTGCAGCTGCGTTACCTTCAGACATTGAAGGAGATGTCCAGCGAAAAGAACGCGACTATAATAGTTCCCTTCCCGGTGGAGCTGCTGAAGGCCTTTTTACCCGCTGCCGGCAAGGGCAATTCGGGAAATGGCGATCAATAA
- a CDS encoding NfeD family protein gives MKRLMCLSVMLLAIFALPAAAAQDNPVVLVVPLDGTVGTVMENYVTDILKRAPGEASVVVFRLDTPGGLVTSMTEITRQIIESKVPVVMWVSPSGARAASAGAFLVVSAHVAAMAPGTRIGAAHPVLASGEGGDEIMQKKVASDLAAQMRSLSSIRKRNAKVAEKMVTESLSLTAEEALKEQVIDFMAADEKSLLAALDGRAVKLDGGEVTLNLSGCRVVYEEMPTRLKILEFVSRPDIAYLLLVLGIYAIIFEVLSPGGFVMGTAGAIMVLLGAYGLRMLPFNWAGVILLVAGIVVMIVDLLVGGIGILTAFGAAALVVGSLIIYRAPGGELLRFSFTFLIGAIVALSAFFVVAAWAVLRAMKRKVTSGREEMVGMSGKVVQDLNPEGTVFCHGEYWKARSLDGSFIGRDEPVVVESVDGFVLVVKRDDKRGN, from the coding sequence ATGAAGCGCCTCATGTGCTTGTCCGTTATGCTGTTGGCAATCTTTGCTTTGCCTGCCGCGGCTGCTCAAGATAACCCCGTCGTGCTTGTCGTGCCCCTTGACGGTACGGTGGGGACCGTCATGGAAAATTACGTCACTGACATCTTGAAACGAGCCCCCGGCGAGGCAAGCGTGGTGGTCTTTAGGCTCGATACCCCAGGCGGACTTGTGACGTCGATGACGGAGATTACGAGGCAGATAATCGAATCCAAGGTTCCCGTTGTCATGTGGGTTTCCCCTAGCGGTGCCAGGGCTGCTTCGGCGGGGGCCTTTCTCGTCGTATCTGCCCATGTGGCAGCCATGGCTCCGGGCACACGCATAGGAGCAGCGCATCCCGTGCTTGCCTCGGGCGAAGGCGGAGATGAGATCATGCAGAAAAAGGTCGCAAGCGATTTGGCGGCACAGATGCGCTCGCTTTCCTCCATCAGGAAGAGAAATGCCAAGGTCGCAGAAAAGATGGTCACCGAAAGCCTTTCGTTGACGGCCGAGGAGGCGCTAAAGGAACAGGTCATCGACTTCATGGCGGCCGACGAAAAGAGCCTCCTTGCTGCCTTAGACGGACGCGCCGTGAAGCTGGATGGCGGTGAAGTGACATTGAATTTATCGGGCTGCAGGGTAGTTTACGAGGAGATGCCAACGCGCCTTAAAATACTTGAGTTCGTCTCGCGCCCCGACATAGCTTACCTGCTTTTGGTCCTGGGCATATATGCGATAATCTTCGAGGTGCTTTCGCCGGGAGGCTTTGTCATGGGCACGGCCGGGGCGATCATGGTACTGCTTGGGGCTTACGGTTTGAGGATGTTGCCCTTTAATTGGGCCGGTGTGATTCTCCTGGTCGCGGGCATAGTCGTCATGATCGTCGATCTCCTGGTAGGGGGCATAGGGATACTCACGGCCTTCGGGGCCGCGGCCCTCGTCGTTGGCAGCCTCATAATATACAGAGCACCTGGGGGTGAGCTCTTGAGGTTTTCGTTCACTTTTTTGATAGGTGCCATAGTGGCGTTGTCCGCCTTCTTTGTCGTGGCCGCCTGGGCCGTTTTGAGGGCCATGAAGCGCAAAGTCACCTCGGGACGCGAGGAGATGGTCGGCATGTCAGGCAAGGTTGTCCAGGACTTAAACCCCGAGGGAACGGTCTTTTGTCATGGGGAATACTGGAAGGCAAGGTCCCTTGACGGCAGCTTCATAGGCAGAGACGAACCGGTGGTGGTTGAGTCGGTGGACGGCTTCGTCCTTGTAGTAAAAAGAGACGACAAGAGGGGGAATTAA
- the radA gene encoding DNA repair protein RadA, whose product MSKAKIKRYRCAECGAISLTWSGRCQTCGGWGTLFEEKEEDLPGRPRESYAKKITLSEVGEIRRFPTGIDELDRVLGGGWVEGGVVLLGGEPGVGKSTLLLQSAISMAEGGKKVLYVSGEESPSQVAMRAKRLNARDGNLFLLCTDDIDEALQAAGDVEFLFLDSVQTMRDRDEGGWPGSPLQVRVVAQKCIELAKALGLPTVLVSHITKSGQIAGPKLLEHMVDVVLFFGGDKTSRFRVLRSEKNRFAGCDEIGIFEMTERGLAAVFDPSKVFWNEMALSEPGVAMGVMLEGTRPLVSEFQALACATPFMYPKRTARGVDLNKLHLLLAVLERRANLSARNFDVYVNIVGGISTKDPGVDLAICMAIASTITDKPIPRDVCFLGEVGLSGEVRPVARAALRIREAERMGFKKIVMSRYEKGEKSCNIKQIGVESLKEAVRMMLS is encoded by the coding sequence ATGTCAAAGGCTAAGATAAAAAGATACAGGTGTGCCGAGTGCGGTGCCATAAGCCTGACCTGGAGCGGAAGGTGTCAGACCTGTGGAGGGTGGGGGACGCTCTTTGAGGAAAAGGAAGAGGACCTGCCTGGGCGTCCCAGGGAATCCTACGCCAAGAAAATAACGTTAAGCGAAGTCGGTGAGATCAGGCGTTTCCCCACGGGGATAGACGAGCTGGACAGGGTGCTTGGCGGAGGATGGGTGGAAGGAGGCGTGGTGCTGCTCGGCGGAGAGCCGGGCGTTGGCAAATCCACGCTGCTTCTTCAAAGCGCTATCTCTATGGCCGAGGGCGGCAAAAAGGTGCTTTACGTCTCGGGCGAGGAGTCTCCATCCCAGGTGGCGATGAGGGCAAAAAGGCTCAACGCCAGGGACGGAAATTTATTTTTGCTCTGCACTGACGACATAGACGAAGCGCTGCAGGCTGCCGGAGACGTGGAATTTTTGTTTTTAGACAGCGTGCAGACCATGAGGGACAGGGACGAAGGCGGTTGGCCCGGAAGCCCCTTGCAGGTCAGGGTCGTAGCCCAAAAGTGCATAGAGCTTGCCAAGGCCCTAGGGTTGCCGACGGTACTTGTGAGCCATATAACGAAAAGCGGCCAGATAGCAGGGCCAAAGTTATTGGAGCATATGGTAGACGTGGTGCTCTTTTTTGGGGGCGACAAAACGTCGCGCTTCAGGGTGCTGCGGTCCGAGAAGAACAGGTTCGCCGGCTGTGACGAGATAGGGATATTTGAGATGACCGAACGAGGGCTGGCAGCCGTATTTGATCCGAGCAAGGTCTTTTGGAACGAGATGGCCTTGTCCGAGCCCGGCGTGGCCATGGGAGTGATGCTTGAGGGCACCAGACCTCTTGTGAGCGAGTTTCAGGCATTGGCGTGCGCAACTCCCTTCATGTACCCAAAGCGTACGGCACGCGGGGTGGACTTAAACAAGCTTCACCTTCTTCTGGCGGTCTTGGAGAGGAGGGCTAATTTGAGCGCCAGGAATTTCGACGTCTACGTGAACATCGTAGGGGGAATAAGCACAAAGGACCCTGGGGTGGACCTTGCGATCTGCATGGCCATTGCCTCGACGATAACTGACAAGCCCATACCCCGCGATGTGTGCTTTTTAGGAGAGGTGGGGTTGTCGGGAGAAGTTAGGCCCGTGGCGCGAGCTGCCTTAAGGATCAGGGAAGCCGAGAGGATGGGCTTTAAAAAGATCGTCATGAGCCGGTATGAAAAGGGAGAAAAGAGCTGTAATATAAAACAAATAGGCGTAGAAAGCCTGAAAGAGGCGGTAAGGATGATGCTCTCATGA
- a CDS encoding ATP phosphoribosyltransferase regulatory subunit has translation MKLTPRGCRNVGGNVASAMEELRKEFMDTFVPYGYKPFWPTGLQRLDAVTDKLSPNLQGRLIVANSFYGEPCALRADVTLGVADYCASHFEPHERPHRLCYTERVYRRPNSPEHNMERLQLGAELIGWEGEGADVELIGLLLAYLNKLNCPKISIALGDVSLIQLALGKLPKGYSSALLNCLETGRMDEYARTVQDLPHSDMREFFEELPWLKGNFEVLYRAASLLGETGEALKPLKSIYSELTKMGYGDFIVIDLSLVRELDYYSGPIFDAYFEDSGVVLGGGGRYDTLLERHGMMGQAVGFALDLEKLALNMNKKTTQAQKILLWAHGNTPSSVMACADNLISLGYCVEILWRERECEPAELARIKGCDLLLDLSKKSITDLHSGDEAFLDEFLGR, from the coding sequence ATGAAACTGACACCGCGAGGATGCAGAAACGTGGGAGGCAATGTTGCCTCGGCAATGGAGGAGCTGAGAAAGGAGTTCATGGATACCTTCGTCCCCTACGGCTACAAGCCCTTTTGGCCTACGGGACTGCAACGGCTGGACGCCGTAACCGATAAACTGAGCCCCAATCTTCAAGGCAGGCTCATAGTCGCCAACTCCTTCTATGGAGAGCCGTGCGCTCTCAGGGCTGACGTGACTTTGGGCGTTGCAGATTACTGCGCTTCCCACTTTGAACCCCACGAAAGGCCGCACAGGCTGTGCTACACGGAGCGGGTATACCGAAGGCCCAATTCTCCGGAACACAACATGGAAAGGCTGCAGCTTGGAGCAGAGCTCATCGGATGGGAGGGAGAGGGGGCTGACGTCGAGCTCATAGGGTTGCTTTTGGCTTACCTAAACAAGCTCAACTGTCCCAAGATCAGCATAGCGCTGGGGGACGTATCCTTAATACAGCTGGCACTGGGCAAATTGCCCAAGGGTTACTCAAGTGCATTGCTCAACTGCCTGGAGACCGGAAGGATGGACGAATACGCAAGGACCGTCCAAGACCTGCCACATTCGGATATGCGTGAATTTTTCGAGGAGCTTCCATGGCTTAAGGGCAACTTCGAGGTCCTATACAGGGCAGCGTCTCTTCTCGGGGAAACAGGAGAGGCGCTAAAACCGCTGAAATCCATATATTCCGAACTGACGAAGATGGGATACGGCGACTTCATAGTGATAGACCTATCGCTTGTGAGGGAGCTTGACTACTACAGCGGCCCCATATTTGACGCCTACTTCGAGGACAGCGGCGTCGTCTTGGGGGGAGGAGGAAGGTACGATACCCTCCTTGAGCGCCACGGAATGATGGGGCAGGCCGTGGGATTTGCCCTTGACCTGGAAAAGCTTGCCCTGAACATGAACAAAAAGACCACGCAAGCTCAGAAAATCCTTCTTTGGGCCCACGGAAATACTCCTTCGTCCGTCATGGCCTGCGCCGACAATCTGATTTCACTTGGATATTGCGTCGAGATCCTGTGGCGGGAAAGGGAGTGCGAACCTGCAGAGCTTGCCAGGATAAAGGGATGCGACCTGCTTTTGGACCTGAGCAAAAAAAGCATCACGGACCTGCATTCCGGCGACGAGGCATTCCTTGATGAATTCCTTGGGAGGTGA
- the hisG gene encoding ATP phosphoribosyltransferase translates to MIKIAIPTGRGQRDAIKALKFAGVPTEKLERASRELSVEEGNFMFFLAKPMDVPLYVYYGTTDLALAGSDVLMEASANLLELADTNLGRCRLVVAGPRSLKPRFDGHEKELMWLRVATKYPNIADRHFASKGVRVEIVKLHGAVELAPRLNIADCILDITQTGTTLEANELTVLEEVSPVSLKLVSRRHGSASYWKECLRITEGIKSNCRGTQDV, encoded by the coding sequence GTGATAAAGATAGCCATACCTACGGGCAGAGGTCAAAGGGACGCCATAAAGGCCTTAAAGTTTGCGGGGGTTCCTACCGAAAAGTTGGAAAGGGCCTCCAGGGAGCTTTCCGTGGAAGAGGGAAATTTCATGTTCTTTCTGGCCAAGCCCATGGACGTGCCGCTCTACGTCTACTACGGCACGACCGATCTTGCCCTGGCCGGAAGCGACGTGCTCATGGAAGCCTCAGCGAACCTCCTTGAACTTGCAGATACAAACTTGGGCCGGTGCAGGCTGGTCGTGGCAGGACCCAGAAGCCTGAAACCCAGGTTTGACGGACACGAAAAGGAGCTAATGTGGCTTCGCGTTGCCACCAAGTATCCCAACATAGCCGACAGGCATTTTGCCTCCAAAGGGGTGCGCGTCGAGATAGTAAAGCTTCACGGTGCCGTGGAGCTTGCTCCGCGGCTCAACATTGCAGACTGCATCCTTGACATAACCCAGACGGGAACCACCCTTGAGGCCAACGAGCTCACAGTCCTGGAAGAAGTATCGCCCGTATCGCTTAAACTGGTCTCAAGGAGGCACGGAAGCGCCTCCTACTGGAAGGAATGTTTAAGGATAACGGAAGGCATAAAAAGCAACTGCAGGGGGACTCAAGATGTATGA
- a CDS encoding imidazoleglycerol-phosphate dehydratase — protein sequence MYEAFRKTNETNVNVALYPDGQEIVIDVPVAFLGHMLELFFFNAGLGARLKASGDTCVDYHHTTEDVAIVLGRALKEMWMSQPRERYGWAVLPMDGTLVMVALDLSGRGTFVWEASFPSPKCGDFDMELVPEFWQALSREAALTLHIRALSVDNSHHLAEAAFKATGRALRAALKPGSGIASTKGVLA from the coding sequence ATGTATGAAGCTTTTAGAAAGACCAACGAGACGAACGTAAACGTTGCGCTCTACCCCGACGGACAGGAAATAGTCATCGATGTGCCCGTCGCTTTCCTGGGCCACATGCTTGAGCTTTTTTTCTTCAACGCCGGCCTGGGGGCCCGCCTCAAGGCCTCCGGCGACACCTGCGTCGATTACCACCACACGACAGAGGACGTCGCCATAGTATTGGGCAGGGCCTTAAAGGAGATGTGGATGAGTCAGCCCAGGGAAAGATACGGCTGGGCTGTACTTCCCATGGACGGAACGCTTGTGATGGTCGCCTTAGATTTAAGCGGAAGGGGAACCTTCGTATGGGAGGCATCTTTTCCGTCGCCCAAGTGCGGAGATTTCGACATGGAGCTGGTGCCCGAGTTTTGGCAGGCCTTGAGTCGTGAGGCCGCCCTGACGCTTCATATTCGCGCTTTAAGCGTCGACAACTCCCACCACCTGGCCGAAGCCGCCTTTAAGGCCACGGGAAGGGCCTTAAGGGCGGCTTTAAAGCCGGGCAGCGGCATTGCAAGCACCAAGGGGGTATTGGCTTGA
- the hisH gene encoding imidazole glycerol phosphate synthase subunit HisH gives MVNYGAGNMGNVLRALKALGLSAETAKTPQGNPDPKDILILPGVGAFPAAYANLKSSGWINYIERHHGEGGPILGICLGMQLLCEASFEDGYTRGLGLIPGEIVPLDIRPKPHTGWNELCWLKKEDGFDVSPFEGPDMYFVHGYCLLDSPAAMATTIVQEVTFISAVKLGNVMGFQFHPERSGRPGLRLLQASISYLQGRCDRA, from the coding sequence GTGGTAAATTACGGAGCGGGAAACATGGGAAACGTGCTTAGGGCACTCAAGGCATTGGGGCTTTCCGCCGAAACGGCAAAAACACCGCAGGGCAACCCTGACCCCAAAGACATCCTGATCCTTCCCGGGGTAGGTGCCTTTCCGGCGGCTTACGCCAACCTAAAGTCGTCCGGGTGGATAAACTACATCGAAAGACATCACGGCGAAGGCGGGCCCATCTTGGGAATCTGCCTGGGCATGCAGCTGCTGTGCGAGGCAAGCTTCGAGGACGGCTACACCAGGGGGCTCGGGCTTATTCCCGGAGAGATCGTTCCCCTTGACATCAGGCCCAAACCTCACACGGGCTGGAACGAGCTTTGCTGGCTAAAAAAGGAGGACGGCTTCGACGTCAGCCCATTTGAGGGCCCTGACATGTACTTCGTCCACGGCTACTGCCTGCTTGATTCTCCTGCCGCCATGGCCACGACGATCGTCCAGGAGGTTACCTTTATCTCGGCGGTAAAGCTCGGAAACGTCATGGGATTTCAGTTCCATCCCGAACGAAGCGGCCGCCCGGGCCTAAGGCTGCTTCAGGCATCAATTTCGTACCTTCAGGGCAGGTGCGATCGAGCATGA
- a CDS encoding 1-(5-phosphoribosyl)-5-[(5-phosphoribosylamino)methylideneamino]imidazole-4-carboxamide isomerase → MKIYPAIDIYGGKVVRLYQGDFDKSETFGDDPLEVARMLRKAGACCVHVVDLDGARTGRPVNIEVIAKLKQIFECVHYGGGLRTVADIKTALDKGADRVTAASIVWQDDAKDKLAVFKARIIPALDVKRGTVALSGWQRTVPLSFREAMLHLREMGYDTVLVTSVERDGTKRGPDIKLYEKLSGIAPEVNIIAAGGISSLEDVKALADMGIFGAVIGRALYDGSIDPKGLFEEAANA, encoded by the coding sequence ATGAAAATTTATCCCGCCATAGACATATACGGTGGTAAGGTCGTAAGGCTTTACCAGGGTGACTTCGATAAATCCGAGACCTTCGGGGATGATCCCCTTGAAGTGGCAAGGATGCTGCGCAAGGCAGGGGCGTGCTGCGTTCATGTCGTGGACCTGGACGGGGCACGTACGGGCAGGCCTGTCAACATAGAGGTCATAGCGAAATTGAAGCAGATATTCGAATGCGTGCACTACGGTGGAGGCCTTAGAACTGTTGCCGACATAAAGACGGCCCTGGACAAGGGGGCCGACAGGGTCACCGCGGCAAGCATCGTATGGCAAGACGACGCAAAGGATAAGTTGGCCGTCTTTAAAGCAAGGATCATACCTGCTTTGGACGTAAAGCGGGGCACGGTGGCGCTGTCGGGCTGGCAAAGGACGGTTCCGTTAAGCTTTCGCGAGGCCATGCTTCACCTAAGGGAGATGGGATACGACACCGTCTTGGTCACCTCCGTCGAAAGGGACGGCACCAAACGCGGACCCGACATAAAGCTCTACGAAAAGCTCTCAGGAATAGCCCCGGAGGTCAACATCATCGCCGCAGGGGGCATAAGCTCGCTTGAAGACGTAAAGGCCCTTGCCGATATGGGCATTTTCGGAGCCGTCATAGGAAGGGCCCTTTACGACGGAAGCATAGATCCCAAAGGGTTGTTTGAGGAGGCGGCAAATGCTTAA
- the hisF gene encoding imidazole glycerol phosphate synthase subunit HisF: MLKKRVIPCLDVKGGSVVKGVQFENLKYLGDPAEAAEMYMNGGADELVFLDISASEEGRRTRKEWVHAVADKLFVPFTVGGGIGSPEEARDIVALGADKISINTKAISDPDLIKRCALLLGSQAVVLAIDAKATKDGKWEVYAKGGTVPTGKDAVEWARQGCSLGAGEILLTSIDRDGTDLGYDLNLIEAIRQAVDVPIIASGGAGSLHHFAEAIRAGADAVLAASVFHFGIYSISQVKEAIEKEGFPVRKVW, from the coding sequence ATGCTTAAAAAAAGGGTCATACCTTGTCTGGACGTCAAGGGCGGATCGGTCGTCAAGGGCGTCCAATTTGAAAATCTGAAATACCTGGGCGACCCCGCGGAGGCAGCCGAAATGTACATGAACGGGGGAGCCGACGAACTGGTCTTTCTTGACATATCCGCGTCAGAAGAGGGCCGACGCACCAGGAAGGAATGGGTGCACGCCGTGGCGGACAAGCTTTTTGTGCCCTTCACGGTGGGCGGGGGCATAGGCTCGCCCGAAGAAGCCAGGGACATAGTCGCCCTGGGTGCCGACAAGATATCGATAAACACGAAGGCCATATCAGACCCCGATCTCATAAAGAGATGCGCCCTTTTGCTCGGGAGTCAGGCCGTAGTGCTTGCCATAGACGCCAAGGCGACGAAAGACGGCAAATGGGAGGTCTACGCCAAAGGCGGTACCGTCCCTACGGGCAAAGACGCGGTTGAATGGGCAAGACAGGGCTGCAGCCTCGGGGCAGGCGAGATACTTTTAACATCCATAGACCGCGACGGAACCGACTTAGGTTACGACCTGAACCTAATCGAGGCAATAAGGCAGGCCGTAGACGTGCCCATAATAGCCTCCGGAGGGGCAGGCAGTCTGCATCATTTTGCCGAGGCAATAAGGGCAGGAGCCGACGCCGTATTGGCGGCATCGGTCTTTCACTTCGGCATCTACAGCATATCCCAGGTGAAGGAAGCCATCGAAAAAGAGGGCTTTCCCGTACGAAAGGTCTGGTGA
- the hisIE gene encoding bifunctional phosphoribosyl-AMP cyclohydrolase/phosphoribosyl-ATP diphosphatase HisIE, producing the protein MKKLQEQTNDMSAVTFDERGLVPVVVQDYTTGEVLMLAYANEEALRLTQESGELYLFSRSRKRLWHKGETSGNVMKVRRLTLDCDGDAVLALVCPEGPACHTGHRSCFFEDIMKGPDGDATFPGKLWQYLLRRKGADPKESYTAKLISQGLPRVAQKVGEEGVELAIALTLNDKGQIIYEASDLVYHVLVSLIAAGVSIDDVRCELASRHGEKL; encoded by the coding sequence GTGAAAAAATTGCAGGAACAGACGAATGACATGAGCGCAGTAACCTTTGACGAACGCGGGCTGGTTCCCGTGGTGGTGCAGGACTATACGACCGGCGAGGTTTTAATGCTTGCCTACGCCAACGAGGAGGCCTTGCGGCTCACGCAGGAAAGCGGCGAGCTTTACCTTTTCAGCCGCTCGAGGAAAAGGCTCTGGCACAAGGGAGAAACGAGCGGCAACGTCATGAAGGTGCGCAGGCTGACCCTTGACTGCGACGGAGATGCAGTTTTGGCACTGGTATGCCCAGAGGGGCCTGCCTGCCATACGGGACACAGGAGCTGCTTTTTCGAGGATATCATGAAAGGCCCCGATGGGGACGCCACATTTCCGGGTAAGCTTTGGCAGTACCTGCTAAGGCGCAAAGGGGCAGATCCCAAGGAAAGCTACACCGCTAAGCTCATAAGCCAGGGACTTCCCCGCGTGGCCCAAAAGGTGGGCGAAGAGGGGGTCGAGCTTGCTATCGCCCTGACCTTGAACGACAAGGGCCAAATCATATACGAGGCCTCAGACCTCGTCTATCATGTCCTCGTAAGCCTGATCGCCGCAGGAGTATCTATAGACGACGTGCGGTGCGAGCTGGCGTCGCGACACGGCGAAAAACTATAG
- a CDS encoding adenosine-specific kinase: protein MSEQIRWEIVDMEMPEECNIIVGHSHFIKTVEDLYEALVTASPVLEFGIAFCEASGPCLIRYDGNAKDLIDAAVRNAQKISAGHTFVILLRKGYPINVLNRIKAVQEVCSIYAATANPLQLLVFETDMGRGVAGVVDGYASKGVEEESHIAERKSLLRDIIGYKR from the coding sequence ATGTCTGAGCAGATCAGGTGGGAAATCGTGGACATGGAGATGCCGGAGGAGTGCAACATAATAGTTGGACACAGCCATTTCATCAAGACGGTCGAGGACTTGTACGAAGCGCTTGTCACGGCTTCTCCGGTGCTTGAGTTTGGCATTGCCTTCTGCGAGGCCTCGGGCCCTTGTCTGATTCGCTACGACGGCAACGCAAAGGATTTGATCGATGCGGCCGTCAGGAACGCGCAAAAGATATCGGCGGGGCATACCTTCGTAATATTGCTTCGCAAAGGATACCCGATTAACGTCTTAAACAGGATCAAGGCCGTTCAGGAGGTATGTAGCATTTACGCCGCCACGGCAAACCCTCTGCAGCTTTTGGTGTTTGAGACGGACATGGGCAGGGGAGTGGCTGGCGTCGTCGACGGATACGCCTCCAAAGGCGTGGAAGAAGAGTCTCACATCGCAGAGAGAAAATCCCTGCTTCGAGATATAATCGGTTACAAAAGGTGA
- a CDS encoding HAD family hydrolase, which translates to MKKDLSFTDKWIVLDLDGTVIYDDRVPRDVARSAELLKSSGWSLIVATGRILAGALRHIRSLGALWPAIVYDGARVMDPKSGAVYFERRMPADVAREVLKLGFDFPLEVQVYGDEAVRCRPSDLLSIAYFKSLDVKLEPVLLSSDIKDDVFRILYFGKPALVAKLKGMLEGSLSGKVNITLAGDDFLDVLPLGTSKGSALAELKKLSGLNDVYVVGVGDHMNDLEMLGICDFKVAPEDAVSDILEMADLVIPPASRKGFCALADFLLSRDFKITVNGRC; encoded by the coding sequence ATGAAAAAGGACCTTTCTTTTACGGATAAGTGGATCGTGTTGGACTTGGACGGTACCGTGATCTATGATGACAGAGTGCCCCGCGATGTGGCCCGTTCGGCGGAGCTGCTTAAGTCGTCGGGCTGGAGCCTTATCGTGGCAACGGGCAGGATACTGGCAGGAGCCTTGAGGCACATTAGGTCTCTGGGGGCCCTTTGGCCGGCGATCGTTTATGACGGCGCTCGGGTGATGGATCCCAAAAGCGGCGCCGTTTACTTTGAAAGAAGGATGCCTGCGGATGTCGCGCGCGAAGTACTAAAGCTTGGCTTTGATTTTCCCCTTGAGGTTCAGGTCTACGGCGACGAGGCCGTTCGCTGCAGGCCGAGCGACCTTCTTAGCATAGCCTACTTTAAGTCGCTCGATGTGAAGTTGGAGCCGGTACTGCTTTCTTCGGACATCAAAGACGACGTATTTAGGATACTTTATTTCGGCAAACCCGCGTTGGTCGCAAAATTAAAAGGGATGCTCGAAGGTTCTTTGAGCGGTAAGGTAAATATAACGCTGGCCGGAGACGATTTCTTGGACGTGTTGCCCTTGGGCACCTCTAAGGGGTCGGCCCTGGCGGAGCTTAAAAAGTTGTCGGGACTGAACGATGTTTACGTGGTGGGCGTGGGAGACCACATGAACGACCTGGAAATGCTCGGCATTTGCGACTTTAAGGTCGCACCCGAAGATGCCGTCTCGGACATCCTTGAAATGGCGGATCTCGTCATACCTCCCGCGTCCAGGAAGGGCTTTTGCGCCCTTGCGGATTTTCTTTTGAGCAGAGATTTCAAGATCACCGTTAACGGGAGGTGTTGA
- a CDS encoding OmpH family outer membrane protein codes for MVRKLVLMFLVAVVCSVAFAGAALADEKIAIIDPQKVLYSHPKFQDTQKQIKAMMDKKQQEAKMAMDAVKTEDEQKRIYMQKRQEAAIEEQKLMEVLFKDIDLAIRTVAQAKGFTLVLDKNQVFFGGTDITNDVIVELSKKK; via the coding sequence GTGGTGCGCAAGTTAGTGCTGATGTTTTTGGTAGCTGTCGTTTGTTCGGTTGCGTTTGCGGGAGCCGCTTTGGCTGACGAAAAGATAGCCATAATCGATCCGCAAAAGGTGCTTTACTCTCATCCGAAGTTCCAGGATACGCAAAAGCAGATCAAGGCAATGATGGACAAAAAACAGCAGGAAGCCAAGATGGCCATGGATGCCGTAAAGACCGAGGACGAACAGAAGAGGATCTACATGCAAAAAAGGCAAGAGGCCGCTATAGAGGAGCAAAAACTGATGGAAGTTCTCTTCAAGGACATCGACCTGGCCATACGGACCGTTGCTCAGGCGAAGGGCTTCACGCTGGTCCTGGACAAAAATCAGGTGTTCTTTGGAGGCACCGATATCACCAACGACGTGATAGTCGAGCTAAGCAAGAAAAAGTAA